The Astyanax mexicanus isolate ESR-SI-001 chromosome 7, AstMex3_surface, whole genome shotgun sequence genome has a window encoding:
- the cdc42ep3 gene encoding cdc42 effector protein 3: MPAKTPIYLKSNHSKKGKKCRLRDILSPDMISPPLGDFRHTIHIGKGGECDAFGDMSFLQGKFELLPGKGGMIRAPYGTHGEFIRANSASDASFPETPSPILKNAISLPTIGGSQAIALPLISSTIFPMSRDPLDDLAGPPTPPASSEGTDDLDILQMETLLQSITIFRRDPSPVPEEISEKPTFSINLVEKPTAKKTPNQNNVHNAKKENIEKPFISFFINGNSNENSNSNGIGSYKNNSSSSSFSNGYNHSNDDTIFQYEKNLSSFNGDWADRDSGVEEGRICDFDFELSKSKSVSQDSVTQVTGSLLSLELDLGPSILDEVLNIMSKPEP, encoded by the coding sequence ATGCCAGCCAAAACACCCATCTACCTAAAATCCAACCACAGCAAGAAAGGGAAGAAATGTCGCCTCAGAGACATTCTGTCTCCAGACATGATCAGCCCTCCTCTAGGAGACTTCCGCCACACCATTCACATTGGGAAAGGGGGTGAGTGTGATGCTTTCGGCGACATGTCCTTCCTGCAGGGTAAATTTGAGCTCCTTCCCGGGAAGGGTGGCATGATCCGAGCACCTTACGGCACCCATGGCGAGTTTATAAGAGCTAACAGCGCCTCAGATGCCTCCTTCCCAGAGACTCCTTCACCAATCCTGAAGAATGCCATTTCCCTCCCAACCATTGGAGGAAGCCAAGCCATCGCCCTGCCTCTTATCTCCAGCACCATCTTTCCCATGAGCCGAGATCCTCTGGATGACCTGGCCGGGCCACCCACTCCTCCTGCCAGCTCAGAAGGAACAGATGACCTGGATATTCTTCAAATGGAGACACTTCTTCAGTCCATCACCATCTTCAGACGTGACCCCAGCCCCGTTCCAGAGGAGATCAGTGAAAAACCCACATTCTCAATCAATCTTGTGGAGAAACCCACAGCAAAGAAAACACCAAATCAGAACAATGTGCACAACGCTAAAAAGGAGAACATTGAGAAGCCATTCATTTCGTTCTTCATCAATGGCAACAGCAATGAAAACAGCAACAGCAATGGAATTGGCAGctacaaaaacaacagcagcagcagcagcttcagcaacGGCTACAATCACAGCAATGATGACACGATCTTTCAGTATGAAAAAAATCTGAGCAGCTTCAACGGAGACTGGGCGGACAGAGATAGCGGTGTGGAAGAAGGACGCATTTGTGACTTTGACTTTGAGCTCTCGAAAAGCAAAAGCGTTTCACAGGATTCTGTAACCCAGGTCACTGGGTCTCTGCTCTCCCTTGAGCTGGACTTAGGCCCCTCCATCCTGGATGAGGTCCTCAATATTATGAGTAAGCCAGAACCGTGA